The following coding sequences lie in one Rutidosis leptorrhynchoides isolate AG116_Rl617_1_P2 chromosome 4, CSIRO_AGI_Rlap_v1, whole genome shotgun sequence genomic window:
- the LOC139842232 gene encoding uncharacterized protein, whose amino-acid sequence MPNYGKFLKDLTVKKGEHEQASTVFFEVECAAILEKSDMPPKLGDPGPFIVPCRIDDSEIFRCLIDSGASINLVPLSIYSRLGLNELKSTNTRVRLVNQSISKLIGIAENLVIKVGKLEFPADFIVVDMPEGKVVPIVLGRPFIATAGALTDWRTCKLILRDRGKTLSFQTKFSVKPPLTPVDSVNVITSVETEACKLNKCGES is encoded by the coding sequence atgcccaattatgggaaatttTTAAAAGATTTGACGGTGAAGAAGGGTGAGCATGAGCAGGCATCCACCGTATTTTTTGAAGTAGAATGTGCTGCTATTTTGGAAAAGAGTGATATGCCACCAAAGTTAGGTGATCCCGGGCCATTCATAGTGCCCTGTAGGATTGATGACTCTgaaatttttaggtgtttaattgaTTCAGGTGCGAGTATCAATCTTGTGCCGTTGTCTATTTATTCACGTTTGGGTTTAAATGAACTTAAGTCGACTAATACTAGAGTTAGGTTGGTTAACCAGTCAATTAGTAAACTcatagggattgctgaaaatttGGTGATTAAGGTAGGTAAATTAGAGTTTCCAGCAGACTTTATAGTTGTTGATATGCCGGAAGGTAAAGTTGTGCCAATTGTGTTAGGTAGACCATTTATAGCAACTGCAGGTGCACTCACTGACTGGAGAACTTGTAAATTGATTTTGAGGGATAGAGGTAAAACCTTAAGCTTTCAGACTAAGTTTAGTGTTAAACCACCACTCACACCTGTAGATTCTGTGAATGTAATTACTAGTGTTGAAACTGAAGCTTGTAAACTTAATAAGTGTGGGGAATCATAG